The Daucus carota subsp. sativus chromosome 2, DH1 v3.0, whole genome shotgun sequence genome includes a window with the following:
- the LOC108206492 gene encoding exocyst complex component EXO70H1, translated as MPLPHPLHPPTYPLCSPTPQMTMKNWFSAPKSPSQPTRTTFCSSMIDENMELAELIIMRWNTDSLSEATASPLFNHDRAESRAFFKAVEDLQFAMKYFISENQSSSKLILAQNLMQIAMKRLQKEFYIILSAHRDFLHSESSILGNEASVSDSRFEAATVDLKTISDCMISYGYGKECAKIYKVVRKSVIDETLYYLGVQSLSFSQIQKFDSQLIELKIKEWLNAIKAATKTLFHGERILCDHIFAASDTIRESCFAEITSSGALMLLQFPENVAKCKKSPEKMFRLLDLYDAISNHMEDIVSIFSFNSTSAILSQAASSLSTLRDAIRVTLSEFESAIQKHTTQKMLPGGGVHPLTRYVMNYFVFLADYSNILPDIIGEENLSMECSMPESYFSANENASAISLRFAWIILVLLCKLDSMSQLYKDVTLSYLFLANNLNYVVSKVEGSNLRTLFGDEWLVKHRGKVQQYASNFERMSWSKLITVLPENPAEDISPDAAKKCFEFFNSSFEELYRKQIKWIVPDSKVRDDIRISVMNQVIPVYKEFYEKNRKSFRGEIGAASIVKYAPEDMEKYLSDLFSGTGGGDATSYSPLAASAARQVRRR; from the coding sequence atgcccCTTCCTCACCCTCTCCATCCTCCAACTTACCCTCTATGCTCACCAACTCCACAAATGACTATGAAGAACTGGTTTTCTGCCCCCAAATCTCCCTCACAGCCGACCCGGACCACCTTTTGCTCATCGATGATCGACGAAAACATGGAATTGGCAGAATTGATTATCATGAGATGGAACACTGACTCGTTATCAGAAGCAACAGCATCGCCTCTGTTTAACCATGACCGTGCTGAATCCAGAGCATTTTTCAAGGCTGTTGAGGACTTACAGTTCGCGATGAAGTACTTCATATCGGAAAATCAGAGCTCCAGCAAGCTCATCCTCGCTCAGAATCTCATGCAGATTGCAATGAAGAGGCTCCAGAAGGAGTTTTACATCATCTTGTCAGCTCACAGAGACTTCCTACATTCCGAATCATCAATTTTAGGCAACGAGGCTTCGGTTTCTGACAGTCGATTTGAAGCTGCAACGGTTgatttgaaaacaatttcagatTGTATGATCTCGTACGGTTATGGAAAAGAATGTGCGAAGATTTACAAAGTGGTTCGGAAATCTGTGATCGACGAGACACTATATTACCTTGGAGTTCAGAGTCTAAGTTTTTCTCAAATTCAAAAATTTGATTCGCAGCTGATTGAGCTCAAAATCAAAGAATGGCTTAACGCAATAAAAGCCGCGACAAAAACTCTGTTTCACGGTGAAAGAATCCTCTGTGATCACATCTTCGCTGCGTCTGACACAATCAGAGAATCATGTTTTGCGGAGATAACATCATCTGGAGCCCTAATGCTGCTTCAATTCCCCGAAAATGTAGCAAAATGTAAAAAATCGCCAGAAAAAATGTTTCGGCTACTTGACCTCTACGACGCTATTTCAAATCACATGGAAGACATTGTTTCTATCTTCTCATTCAATTCAACTTCAGCAATCCTTTCTCAAGCAGCCTCATCGCTCTCCACACTCCGCGATGCTATACGTGTTACTCTCTCTGAATTTGAATCAGCAATTCAGAAGCACACCACGCAGAAGATGCTTCCAGGCGGCGGTGTGCATCCTCTAACACGCTACGTTATGAATTACTTTGTTTTTCTCGCGGATTATAGTAACATTTTACCGGATATAATTGGCGAGGAAAATTTATCTATGGAGTGTTCAATGCCGGAGTCTTACTTCTCCGCGAACGAGAATGCATCCGCAATTTCATTGCGTTTTGCGTGGATTATACTGGTTTTGTTGTGTAAGCTTGATAGCATGTCGCAGCTTTACAAGGACGTGACTCTGTCGTATCTTTTTTTAGCTAACAACTTAAATTACGTTGTCTCGAAGGTCGAGGGTTCGAATCTCAGGACTTTGTTCGGAGACGAATGGCTGGTGAAACATCGAGGTAAAGTACAACAATATGCATCGAATTTTGAGAGGATGAGTTGGAGTAAATTGATCACGGTGTTGCCGGAGAATCCAGCGGAGGATATTTCACCAGACGCGGCTAAGaaatgttttgaattttttaattcgagttttgAAGAATTGTATCGGAAGCAAATTAAGTGGATTGTGCCCGATTCGAAAGTTCGGGACGACATTAGAATATCGGTTATGAATCAGGTGATACCGGTGTACAAGGAATTTTACGAGAAGAATAGGAAGTCTTTTAGGGGAGAAATTGGCGCTGCGTCGATTGTTAAGTATGCCCCTGAAGATATGGAAAAATATTTGTCTGATTTATTTTCTGGGACTGGAGGAGGGGAT